The sequence CGGCTCGCCAAAGAAGCCTCCAAGCAGCCTCTACCCCTTACGGATGCGCAAAAACTAGAGATTTCAGAAGAAACCCATTTCCAGATAATCAAGTCTGAGTACAAGAagttcgcgaaatccattaatGAAAACAATAAAATGGTGGGCATGCCTTGGGAGGGGTTGGAGAAGCTCCGGTTGAGAGAGCTGGCGAGTAACAATTTGGAGTATGCTGGTGACAAGTTGAAGCCTGAGCGTTTAAGGGAGCTGATTGATATAATTGAATGTGAAAGGGATAAATTTTCTTGGCTTTTGGACGATGATGTTGAGATTGAAGATGGACTGTTAGTGGAAAATGGCAGAGGTTGGAGCCCACCTAAGCGCAGCGAAGCTCAATCGATCAAGTTTCTGATAAAGAGGTTTCTGTTTTTTGCTTAGTCATCTGTCATTTCAATTGATTTTCTTGCTGCTTATTGGGATTGCTACTTTAGGCTAAGTGAAACAGAATTGAGAATGGAAGATTGGAAATTCTCACGGATGATGAGACAAACAGGGTTGCAGTTTACAGAAGGGCAAATGTTGAAGATATTAGAAGGGCTAGGGAATAGAGGACAGTGGAGGCATGCATTGTCTGTGGTGGAATGGCTTTATAACTCGAAGGATTTTAGACAGTATAAGAGCAGGCATACATTTTTCTTGCTTTGAGATTATCGCTTGTATAATTTTTCCAACTTCAAAGATGTTTACCATTTCAAACTTTCTGACTGCAAATTTAGGTTTGTGTACACGAAACTATTGGCAGTGCTTGGGCGAGCAGGGAAGGCGCGTGAAGCTCTTCATGTATTCAATATGATGCGTGTACTAATCTACTTGTAATGTTCTTGCATTTGCCACCAAGGTGTATCTTTGTTCATTGGGTGGAAAGTTAATCCAGAATTGTTTTTAGGGTGACGCATACATATATCCTGATATGGCGGCATACCATAGCTTGGCTGTCACACTTGGCCAAGCTGGTTTTCTGAAGGAGTTGGTGAATGTTATAGAATCCATGAAGGAAAAGCCCAAAAAGATCAGAAATGTGAGGCACAAGAGTTGGGATCCTGTCCTTCAACCGGATATTGTAATATTCAATGCTGTAAGTGAGTTCTCAAGATTTTGTAGGAGTCTTTTGAGATTTCTTAGTTGTGTGGTCAATTTATTATAAAAGAGTGATCCTTCAGGTTCTAAATGCTTGCGTTCCAACCCGTCAATGGAAGGGTGTATCATGGGTCTTTGAACAGTTGAGAAAAAATGGCCTTAGACCTAATGGAGCCAGTTATGGACTAGCAATGGAGGTACCAACTATGGATACAGTTTCATGCATGATTctgattcatttttttttatcatttgttGCAAAGTGTCTGTCCAGTTGGCTGTCACACATTGGATGGGTCGCGGAAAGACTATCATATGTGAATCATTAACAGAGTTTTCATGCTAAATGAAATAATGCTGGGgcgttctttttttttttttccaatggAAGAAGTCACGATATTTGGTGGCGGTTCTTTTCTTGACGAAAATGGCCCTTTTGAGGTATTTTATTAGTAGCGTTAGTGTACTACAATTGTATGAAAAAACACCATTACAATGTCAAGACCTCTTTCAAGAAACTCTGGGGACTTCTCGGTCAAGGTGGTGTAAAATAGACACTTCATGGTTCTTTTATGGTTCTTTTAGGAACACTTCTCTGTATACAAATCCACAAGGGTATTTACAATGAGTGGTCATCAGGACAACCTGAATCctatattatgattttttttttaatttgagtcTTACGGGTGGTGCTTTTTGAAGGTAATGCTGCAATCCAAAAAGTTTGACCTTGTCCACAATTTCTTTGAGAAAATGAAAAGAAGTGGGGAAGCTCTAAATGCACGGACATACAAAGGTGGTGTTCTCCCCCTCATCAGCATGTTCTCCATTGTATTTTTGTCCTTATCTACTTTTTGTATTCCACAGTTCTTGTCAAGGCCTTCTGGAAAGAAGGTAAAGTTATCGAAGCTGTTCAAGCTGTTCGGAATATGGAAAGAAGGGGTGTAATTGGAATAGCCAGTGTATATTATGAGCTAGCTCGCTGCCTTTGTTATCATGGAAAGTGGCGAGAAGCTATGTTGGAGGTTAGGTTTCAGAAGCAATTTGCATTTGCTTCTCTTATTATTTCTTAAATGGCACAAAGTTGGTTTAGGATGGTGATGAATTACAGGATTGCTGGTAATATGACAGGAGCAGTCGTAAAAGTAAagttgaacatgttttgttcttGAACATGAATGACATCTTAATATGCTTTTAtgacccaaaaataaaaaaatcaaatcaaatgtttTTTTTCTGTATATGGCTAACTTCATTCGCCATAAATTCAATTCTTGAATGTACGGCATCTTAACATGCTTTTATGACCCAAAAGCCggggaaaaaaaaacaaatgtttTTTCTGTATATGGCTAACTTCATTTGTCATAAATTCAATTCTTTGTGAAAATTTCTGCAGATTGAGAAGCTAAGGAAGCTTAATCCTACTCGACCTTTGGCTATAACTTTCTCAGGCATTATATTGTCTGCCATGAATGGTGGGCACGTTCAAGATTGTGTATCCATCTTTGAGCACTGCAAAACTCTCTTGGTTCCTGATATTGGAATCATCAATGCCATGTTGAAAGTTTTTGGTCTGAATGATATGTTTGATGAAGCTAAAGAACTATTCGAGGATACCAGGAAAAACAGTTTAGTTTTAGATACTAGTGTCAAAGCCAAAGGTCATGTTTCTTCCCCCAAACCCGATGCATACACCTTTGGCTCAATGCTTGAGGCCTCTGCAAGTGCTCACCAGTGGGAGTTCTTTGACTATGTGTATAAAGAGATGACCCTCTCAGGTGAACAACTTGATTTTACCAAACATTCTGCGTCATTATTGAGAGCATCCCAGGCTGGAAAGGTACTCTACTAGTTTACTCGCCTATCTTATATCCTTTTTCTGATTATTTTTTTCTGCTAACTGGTCGAGGACCAGCAGTGGTGAAGAGTTTTAATTTTCTGATACAGTGGCATTTACTGGAGCACGCGTTTGACACGATCTTAGAAGGTGGTGAGATACCTCCTGTATCGTTTTTCAGTGAAATGGTATGTCAAGCGACTGCTCGATGTGACTATGACCGAGCTGTGACTATTATCAACTCAATGGCTCATGCTCCATTTCAAGTTGGTTTTGAACAGTGGGTCACTCTCTTTGAGAAAAATGTGGATGTTATTGATCGTGCCAATCTAAACGAGCTTCAACAAACCCTTGTCAGTCGAGATTTAGTACAAGAAGCTACTGTCTTAAATTTGTCCAGAGCATTGCAATACATCTGCAGATCTCACGACGATGGTTCAATGCTCGGTAAAGTTACTTCAGATAGCTGTGATGGAGAATCAGATAGCAGTGAAAGCACAGTTCTTGTTAATAATCTTGCAGGTCCAGATTTAGAGGACAACAATTACATGCATCAGGGAGACTTGAACGATAGGATGCACGGTGCCAACACGTTGTTTTGCAGGGAGGATCAAGAAACAGAGGAGAGGGCCGGTGTAACAGGACTTGTCGAGCAGTTTTTGGACGATGATCCAGAGTGGGACGACATATCAGAATCGGATAATGATGACCAAGAATTGGAACATGTTGAAAATGGAGATATCCTATCAAAAATTGACGACTTCAACTTTGAACTTGTAATACCTAATAGTGAAGATGATTATCAAGAATCGGGCATGCCTTCTGCATATGAGATTCTGGAATCTTGGAAGGATAAGAGGAAAGCGTAGGGTGGATTGTCGGATTTCTGCTTGAATCCATTGGAGTTAATGGCTGTGTGTAGTTTTCGAATTCGCTCATTTTTGTAAATAGAAACGATTATGAAATCAGTATTAGTGGATTTTGATCATAATTCACATGCCTTCGAATCACATACAGTAGTTAATAATCTACTTTATTAATTCTAACTTTTCCAAATCACTTGACAAAAAAAGaagtcttttttttttacatgtAACATCAAAGGCAAGAAAATAAAGGACTGTGGGAAGGAGAGAGCTGGAGCTATGCTTGAATCAGTCAGTCAAGTTCCAATTTCAGCTATGCTCTGCAAGGATGGTCTCCACTGCCCTCCGCCAGCATGATACCTTCCGAGGCCGCCCCCGGTGATTGCTCCGCCACCGCTGCTGCCGAGTTGGTGCACATCTTGGTGCTCCGTCTGAAACACAcaatgagatttaaattccaaagtCAAGTCAATGATTCTCGTTAATTACAGAGAATGAAGCTACCTTCATAGAACTGGAATTTGCCGATTTTCGATTGGATTTTGAACTGGTTTTCTTTTGCCCCGAGTTAAATGCTCCTCCCTCCTGCAACGTCTTTCTTACTTTGACGCATTTCTTTGCAGCAAACCCTGTCAGTACATCTGCACATTCACATTCAAGAAAAcagaacacaatcaagaaacCAAACCCGGAAACTCAAGACTAAATCAACTGATTCGAAATCGATAATCAACCAAACCAACCTTCAAAGCTGATAAGCCTGTAAACCTGTCCAAGAATCAAGACATCATCAGGCCGGAGGAGCTTCAGCTGCCTCCCCGGTGGAGCACCGGCGTTTTCCCGGATAAGCGCCACGTAGTGCCCGGGGTTCGAATTCATGACCTGGTTGGCACACACAGGCCAGTACATCCTCTCCACCTTATCATTCCCCGGATGCTGTATCACCACCGTCGCCGCCTCCGCCGCCTGGCAGTTCCCCATCGCTATATCCTAATAATTAACTAACTGGAAGTTGGGTGGTGGTTAAACAATCAAAATTCAGTTATGCATCTACCAAAAGAAATGCGACAGATGGAGAAAAACCCTTCATCTACAATCCATGATGACGATGATTCTGAAAAGGGATAAGAGAAACAATCAAACAAAGAAGGATTCTTTAGAATACATGGATGGTTGGCGAGCGTATTAATTGGTGGAATGAATCATATATATAGTAGAAAGTGAAGGaagaacaataaaaaaaataaaaaaaaaatggagaaaTGTATTAATTAAAGGAGCAAGCATTAATGAATAGGGTGAGACGTGGAGTGTTAGAAGTGCCTGAAAATGGCGATGGCGGGCTCAAGCTCATCATCAATATTCACTTCTTGGTGGGTGGGAGAGACGAGTCACTTCctagtattttttatattttgaaaatattataattattttattttatcactgttaataaatataaaatttttgtgtATTAAAATAttagtttataattttttaatattatattgagtatgttttatttaatttatatgcaattcaaaattttcatgtGGGATTTTGAGTAAATTGCATGAAAATATGGCATGTTATTTTAAATGGGTTAAAAACTTATAATATATCAAATTATATCAAAATTAGATTATTCGATTTCGAAAGTGTTTTTCgagtttaataaaaaaataataatatttttctgaCGAGAATTTTCTTACGATCGATCTATTTTGATATGCTATATAACAAtggacaaaaataaataaataaaaatcgaCTTGGAATATTCTAAATGGGGGATAACTTCATTACCAAACATATAAAATACATATACCAAATAAAGAGTTTCATTGGTAGGGCAATATTAATTTACAAGTATCCGAAAAGATAATTAAACTCACATGTAAAGATGTCAAAATGGGTCAACGGAACGGGCCGGCCCACAACCCGTCTTAACCCATCATTAGGCGGTGCGGGACGAGTCGGCCCACCTTTTAGGCAGGTTAACcaccaacccaacccacctattttaggtggcggggcgggccaacccggcaGGATCACGTGTAAGTTGGcggatttttgcgggccaacccgcaacccaccacaacccaccattaggcggggcggtgcgggccggcccacaTTTTAGGCGGATTGGGAAATTTTCAACTCAACCCACCAATTTtatggcggggcgggccaacccgacTGACCTAgtccattttgacacctctacaCACATGTATGTAATGACCGTTGCCTgaattgtatttattttatttgtactTTTTTAGGTCATTTTATTGTACTACTAATTAAGATTAAACTCGTTATatatactaaaaatataatttagtcGTGTATTTTTTGGTCATGTTAATAATAAATTTGCAATTTCAGTAATAAGACAAAATAGACTAAAAAAACATGCAAATTACGaaactaaaatataaattcatcatTGACGTGAAAATAAAAAGTGCACAAATTAACCGCTAGTAAGTGAAACATTTTTCGTAATTCCAAAAATACTCGTTCAATTCCAAAACTTATTCATGTAAAAACAGGAAGTATGAAGATTAAGTTTCTCAACGCTTTTATATGCAATGCGTGAGACacgctgtagtgacccttacccggatcacctactaaacagaacttatgcatgcaattaacttaataaaaacagatatcagaaaaaactgcggaaaccataaacgaaatacaatcccaagtgaaggaatctgtaattatccaataatatacaaccaaatcaaatagctgtataaacccaaacaacagtaataaaacctaagcgaagctccagctggccaaccactgactagcctctcctggatccaccctcctcgtccaatcgcaaacatgccccatggaatagggtgtccagaaaatacagagtacgagacgtgagcataaaacgctcagtgcgagagtatgagtatacatgcatactcagtcaggatatctcgaacagtacttccgtacctcaaatcagtgcaagctctatcaactctaggtccacgcctatagtctgctctacactgccaaatgatactactatcattaaagttctctaaaagccttaactaagctattgcatactcctaaatatttataggaagcaaaagctataccttcgtccgtcgttagccctttgatgtcgatgcctccagaacttgggcacaactccactacgacttccgaacgcctcgcagactcccgggtcaagcctaggaaggctagaacaactcgaatggactagaaaggagagggaaatactcggaattggcaattggaaatgaagcctcgaccctctatttatagacaacgatcggaactttcgatcctcgatcggaacgtccgaacctcgatcggaacgtccgatcctgccatcggagcttccgaagatcctgatctgccacgtgtcaaaatatcacttgttgattccggataggggtgatcggagcttccggtcctgatcggagcttccgatccaaccatacgtcatgcctgacgtaatatcatcggtgcctccgatcgctcatcggagcttccgatcgtgccttcggagcttccgatccgtcccaTACccaatttattatgattaattccttaattactgattttgggttacaggctactacattctcccccacttaagatatttcgtcctcgaaatcagatcttaagtaccgaatgcaatacagaaatcagaaacattctttattcaaatcaaacgtttacagagttgcaactgaatacaacttaagaatgaaatcaaaacaactcaggatggtctttacgcatcctgtcctcaagctcccaagtagcttcctcagtgcctcggcgctgccactgaactaaaaccaaaggaatgactttgttccgtaaaaccttatccttataatccaggatacgaagaggtttctcaacataagtcaaatccttgtctacctgaacctcagaccgctgcagaatatgagattcatccgccacataccgtcgcaacagagatacgtggaacacgtcgtgaatactggatagatgcggtggcaaagctagtcgataagccaaatcgccaatgctttccaagatctcaaacggaccgataaatctgggagacaacttgcccttaaggccaaatctgagaatcttgcggaaatgtgacactctcagaaacactttctccccgacatcaaactgcaaaggcctacgcttgatattagcatagctggcctgatgatcctgtgcagtcttaatccgtttcttgatctgatcaataatGACTATCGTctactggataaactccggttcctcagcctgtctctccctcacttcttcccagaagagtggagtacgacaacgtcgcccgtacaacgcctcaaaaggtgccatcccaatactagtatgatagctgttgttgtacgcgaactcgatcaatggtaAATGATCCTgctaggctgaaccaaaatccatgacgcacgctctaagcatatcctctaacgtacggatagtgcgctctgactgaccatcagtctccggatgataggctgtactcaaactgagagtagtacccatcgcacgctgaacactcccccagaatctagaagtaaacctggggtcccgatcgctgacaatgctcacaggcactccatgaagtcgaacgacctcttgaatgtacatccgtgtcatgcgatccacagagtactctcggctataggcaatgaaatgcg comes from Henckelia pumila isolate YLH828 chromosome 4, ASM3356847v2, whole genome shotgun sequence and encodes:
- the LOC140860182 gene encoding pentatricopeptide repeat-containing protein At5g67570, chloroplastic: MEASAPPNLPNPRPQPNLEATKQKLLTHGIQPTPKIMHTLRKKELQKSNRRLAKEASKQPLPLTDAQKLEISEETHFQIIKSEYKKFAKSINENNKMVGMPWEGLEKLRLRELASNNLEYAGDKLKPERLRELIDIIECERDKFSWLLDDDVEIEDGLLVENGRGWSPPKRSEAQSIKFLIKRLSETELRMEDWKFSRMMRQTGLQFTEGQMLKILEGLGNRGQWRHALSVVEWLYNSKDFRQYKSRFVYTKLLAVLGRAGKAREALHVFNMMRGDAYIYPDMAAYHSLAVTLGQAGFLKELVNVIESMKEKPKKIRNVRHKSWDPVLQPDIVIFNAVLNACVPTRQWKGVSWVFEQLRKNGLRPNGASYGLAMEVMLQSKKFDLVHNFFEKMKRSGEALNARTYKVLVKAFWKEGKVIEAVQAVRNMERRGVIGIASVYYELARCLCYHGKWREAMLEIEKLRKLNPTRPLAITFSGIILSAMNGGHVQDCVSIFEHCKTLLVPDIGIINAMLKVFGLNDMFDEAKELFEDTRKNSLVLDTSVKAKGHVSSPKPDAYTFGSMLEASASAHQWEFFDYVYKEMTLSGEQLDFTKHSASLLRASQAGKWHLLEHAFDTILEGGEIPPVSFFSEMVCQATARCDYDRAVTIINSMAHAPFQVGFEQWVTLFEKNVDVIDRANLNELQQTLVSRDLVQEATVLNLSRALQYICRSHDDGSMLGKVTSDSCDGESDSSESTVLVNNLAGPDLEDNNYMHQGDLNDRMHGANTLFCREDQETEERAGVTGLVEQFLDDDPEWDDISESDNDDQELEHVENGDILSKIDDFNFELVIPNSEDDYQESGMPSAYEILESWKDKRKA
- the LOC140860183 gene encoding uncharacterized protein is translated as MGNCQAAEAATVVIQHPGNDKVERMYWPVCANQVMNSNPGHYVALIRENAGAPPGRQLKLLRPDDVLILGQVYRLISFEDVLTGFAAKKCVKVRKTLQEGGAFNSGQKKTSSKSNRKSANSSSMKTEHQDVHQLGSSGGGAITGGGLGRYHAGGGQWRPSLQSIAEIGT